The following are encoded together in the Ranitomeya imitator isolate aRanImi1 chromosome 4, aRanImi1.pri, whole genome shotgun sequence genome:
- the COX5B gene encoding cytochrome c oxidase subunit 5B, mitochondrial: protein MASRLLFRSAVRAFTRTGAVRAAAPARHMSAGGIPTDEEQATGLEREIMTALKHGEDPYNVMKPKHYKGTKEDPHIVPSLQNQRIVGCICEEDNTAVIWFWLHKGEAQRCPSCGAHYKLVPREHHH, encoded by the exons ATGGCTTCAAGGTTACTGTTCCGCAGCGCAGTCCGCGCCTTCACCAGAACCGGCGCTGTGCGGGCGGCAGCCCcggcccggcacatgtcagctggag GTATTCCCACCGATGAAGAACAAGCCACCGGGCTGGAGAGAGAAATCATGACGGCACTGAAGCACGGTGAA GATCCCTACAATGTGATGAAGCCCAAGCATTACAAAGGAACCAAGGAGGATCCTCACATTGTCCCCTCTCTGCAAAACCAGAGGATCGTGGGCTGCATCT gtgaggaggacaacacCGCTGTCATCTGGTTCTGGCTGCACAAGGGAGAGGCTCAGCGCTGCCCGTCTTGTGGCGCCCATTACAAGCTTGTGCCTCGTGAGCACCACCACTAG